Proteins encoded in a region of the Cygnus olor isolate bCygOlo1 chromosome 4, bCygOlo1.pri.v2, whole genome shotgun sequence genome:
- the STIM2 gene encoding stromal interaction molecule 2 isoform X2 gives MSGLRALRGAAGTPPPTCLLLLGLLLPGLLLAAAGGEQEAAAGGRRGSRAGGPPASSSSSSSSSSAADTAAVVADPCSSLSPPCFTEEDRFSLEALRMIHKQMDDDKDGGIEVDESDEFLREDMQYKDASNKHSHLHREDKHITIEDLWRRWKTSEVHNWTQEDTLQWLSEFVELPQYEKNFRDSNVNGTTLPRIAVNEHAFMISHLKIIDRSHRQKLQLKALDVVLFGPLTRPPHNWMKDFVLTVSIVIGFGGCWFAYTQNRTSKEHITKMMKDLESLQTAEQSLLDLQERLEKAQEENRNVAVEKQNLERKMMDEINDAKREAHRLRELREGAECELSRLKYAEEELVQVRMALKKAEKEFELRSNWSVPEALQKWLQLTHEVEVQYYNIKRQHAEMQLAIAKDEAEKIKKKRSTVFGTLHVAHSSSLDEVDHKILEAKKALSELTTCLRERLYRWQQIEKICGFQIAHNSGLPSLTSSLYSDHSWVVMPRVSIPPYPIAGGVDDLDEDTPPIVSQFHGSIVKPPSTLARSSSLCRSRRNVVPSSPQSQHALHSPDPDILSVSSCPALYRTEEEEEAIYFSADKQWEVQEAGSECDSLNSSVGRKQSPPSSLEMYQTLSPQKVSREELSLEESSTGDSSSLTADISRGSPDCVGMAETKSMIFSPASKVYNGILEKSCSMNQLSSGIPVVKPRHTSCSSASSDSKPSHEASSVPRISSIPQDLYQNGEKTKKPSKIKSLFKKKCK, from the exons ATCCCTGCAGTTCTCTCAGCCCACCGTGCTTTACTGAGGAGGACCGATTTAGCCTAGAAGCTCTCCGCATGATACATAAGCAAATGGATGACGACAAAGATGGTGGTATTGAAGTAGATGAAAGCGATGAG ttttTAAGGGAAGATATGCAGTATAAGGATGCCTCTAATAAACATAGCCACCTACACAGAGAAGACAAGCATATTACCATTGAGGACCTATGGAGACGCTGGAAAACATCTGAag tTCATAACTGGACCCAAGAGGACACCCTTCAGTGGCTGTCAGAATTTGTTGAACTGCCCCAATACGAAAAGAATTTTAGAGACAGCAATGTCAATGGAACAACACTTCCCAG GATAGCAGTAAATGAACATGCTTTCATGATCTCTCACCTCAAAATAATTGACCGGAGTCATAGACAGAAACTTCAGCTTAAAGCCTTGgatgttgttttatttggaCCTCTCACAC GTCCCCCTCACAACTGGATGAAAGATTTTGTATTAACAGTTTCTATAGTTATTGGTTTTGGAGGCTGCTGGTTTGCATATACCCAGAACAGAACCTCCAAAGAACACATCACAAAAATGATGAAGGACTTGGAAAGTCTCcaaacagcagaacaaagtCTTCTTGACTTGCAGGAAAG GCTTGAGAAGGCACAGGAGGAGAATAGAAATGTAgctgtggaaaagcaaaatctggAGCGCAAAATGATGGATGAGATCAATGATGCAAAACGAGAAGCTCATCGCCTAAGGGAGTTGAGGGAGGGAGCTGAATGTGAGCTCAGCAGACTCAAATATGCAGAGGAAGAGCTAGTACAG GTTCGCATGGCTCTAAAAAAGGCTGAGAAGGAATTTGAGCTGAGGAGTAACTGGTCTGTTCCTGAAGCTTTACAGAAGTGGCTTCAGTTAACCCATGAAGTTGAAGTACAATATTACAATATCAAAAGACAGCACGCAGAAATGCAATTAGCAATCGCCAAAGACGAG gcagaaaagataaaaaagaagagaagcactGTATTTGGAACATTACATGTTGCACACAGCTCCTCACTGGATGAAGTGGACCATAAAATCCTTGAAGCAAA GAAGGCGCTCTCTGAGTTGACAACCTGTTTACGAGAGCGTCTTTATCGATGGCAACAGATTGAGAAGATTTGTGGTTTTCAAATTGCACACAACTCTGGGCTACCGAGCTTGACCTCCTCTCTGTACTCTGATCACAGCTGGGTAGTTATGCCTCGAGTTTCCATTCCCCCTTATCCAATTGCAGGGGGAGTTGATGACTTAGATGAAGATACTCCTCCAATAGTTTCACAGTTTCATG gGTCCATTGTAAAACCTCCCAGCACACTGGCAAGAAGCAGTAGCTTGTGTCGATCAAGACGCAATGTTGTGCCATCATCTCCACAGTCTCAGCATGCTTTGCACTCCCCTGACCCTGACATCCTTTCTGTGTCGAGCTGCCCAGCTCTTTATCGaactgaagaggaggaggaagccatTTACTTCTCTGCTGATAAACAATG GGAAGTACAGGAAGCAGGTTCAGAATGTGACTCCTTAAATTCATCCGTTGGAAGGAAGCAGTCTCCTCCATCTAGTCTTGAGATGTACCAGACGCTTTCTCCTCAGAAAGTATCCCGGGAAGAACTCTCACTGGAGGAATCATCTACAGGAGACTCCTCTTCTCTAACTGCAGATATATCTAGGGGTTCTCCTGACTGCGTAGGCATGGCAGAAACTAAGAGCATGATTTTTAGTCCTGCAAGCAAAGTTTATAATGGAATCCTGGAGAAGTCCTGCAGCATGAACCAGCTTTCAAGTGGGATCCCAGTCGTAAAGCCTCGGCACACCTCGTGTTCTTCAGCCAGTAGTGACAGTAAACCCAGCCACGAAGCTTCTTCTGTCCCTAGGATAAGTAGCATCCCGCAGGACCTGTACCAAAATGGTGAAAAAACCAAAAAgccatcaaaaataaaaagcctcttTAAGAAGAAGTGTAAGTGA
- the STIM2 gene encoding stromal interaction molecule 2 isoform X1, which yields MSGLRALRGAAGTPPPTCLLLLGLLLPGLLLAAAGGEQEAAAGGRRGSRAGGPPASSSSSSSSSSAADTAAVVADPCSSLSPPCFTEEDRFSLEALRMIHKQMDDDKDGGIEVDESDEFLREDMQYKDASNKHSHLHREDKHITIEDLWRRWKTSEVHNWTQEDTLQWLSEFVELPQYEKNFRDSNVNGTTLPRIAVNEHAFMISHLKIIDRSHRQKLQLKALDVVLFGPLTRPPHNWMKDFVLTVSIVIGFGGCWFAYTQNRTSKEHITKMMKDLESLQTAEQSLLDLQERLEKAQEENRNVAVEKQNLERKMMDEINDAKREAHRLRELREGAECELSRLKYAEEELVQVRMALKKAEKEFELRSNWSVPEALQKWLQLTHEVEVQYYNIKRQHAEMQLAIAKDEAEKIKKKRSTVFGTLHVAHSSSLDEVDHKILEAKKALSELTTCLRERLYRWQQIEKICGFQIAHNSGLPSLTSSLYSDHSWVVMPRVSIPPYPIAGGVDDLDEDTPPIVSQFHEKNDKCTRGRTEAKWLVSLMRLQAKGSMQTGSIVKPPSTLARSSSLCRSRRNVVPSSPQSQHALHSPDPDILSVSSCPALYRTEEEEEAIYFSADKQWEVQEAGSECDSLNSSVGRKQSPPSSLEMYQTLSPQKVSREELSLEESSTGDSSSLTADISRGSPDCVGMAETKSMIFSPASKVYNGILEKSCSMNQLSSGIPVVKPRHTSCSSASSDSKPSHEASSVPRISSIPQDLYQNGEKTKKPSKIKSLFKKKCK from the exons ATCCCTGCAGTTCTCTCAGCCCACCGTGCTTTACTGAGGAGGACCGATTTAGCCTAGAAGCTCTCCGCATGATACATAAGCAAATGGATGACGACAAAGATGGTGGTATTGAAGTAGATGAAAGCGATGAG ttttTAAGGGAAGATATGCAGTATAAGGATGCCTCTAATAAACATAGCCACCTACACAGAGAAGACAAGCATATTACCATTGAGGACCTATGGAGACGCTGGAAAACATCTGAag tTCATAACTGGACCCAAGAGGACACCCTTCAGTGGCTGTCAGAATTTGTTGAACTGCCCCAATACGAAAAGAATTTTAGAGACAGCAATGTCAATGGAACAACACTTCCCAG GATAGCAGTAAATGAACATGCTTTCATGATCTCTCACCTCAAAATAATTGACCGGAGTCATAGACAGAAACTTCAGCTTAAAGCCTTGgatgttgttttatttggaCCTCTCACAC GTCCCCCTCACAACTGGATGAAAGATTTTGTATTAACAGTTTCTATAGTTATTGGTTTTGGAGGCTGCTGGTTTGCATATACCCAGAACAGAACCTCCAAAGAACACATCACAAAAATGATGAAGGACTTGGAAAGTCTCcaaacagcagaacaaagtCTTCTTGACTTGCAGGAAAG GCTTGAGAAGGCACAGGAGGAGAATAGAAATGTAgctgtggaaaagcaaaatctggAGCGCAAAATGATGGATGAGATCAATGATGCAAAACGAGAAGCTCATCGCCTAAGGGAGTTGAGGGAGGGAGCTGAATGTGAGCTCAGCAGACTCAAATATGCAGAGGAAGAGCTAGTACAG GTTCGCATGGCTCTAAAAAAGGCTGAGAAGGAATTTGAGCTGAGGAGTAACTGGTCTGTTCCTGAAGCTTTACAGAAGTGGCTTCAGTTAACCCATGAAGTTGAAGTACAATATTACAATATCAAAAGACAGCACGCAGAAATGCAATTAGCAATCGCCAAAGACGAG gcagaaaagataaaaaagaagagaagcactGTATTTGGAACATTACATGTTGCACACAGCTCCTCACTGGATGAAGTGGACCATAAAATCCTTGAAGCAAA GAAGGCGCTCTCTGAGTTGACAACCTGTTTACGAGAGCGTCTTTATCGATGGCAACAGATTGAGAAGATTTGTGGTTTTCAAATTGCACACAACTCTGGGCTACCGAGCTTGACCTCCTCTCTGTACTCTGATCACAGCTGGGTAGTTATGCCTCGAGTTTCCATTCCCCCTTATCCAATTGCAGGGGGAGTTGATGACTTAGATGAAGATACTCCTCCAATAGTTTCACAGTTTCATG agaaaaatgacaaatgcaCACGAGGAAGGACAGAAGCAAAATGGCTTGTCTCACTCATGAGGCTTCAGGCAAAAGGCAGTATGCAGACAG gGTCCATTGTAAAACCTCCCAGCACACTGGCAAGAAGCAGTAGCTTGTGTCGATCAAGACGCAATGTTGTGCCATCATCTCCACAGTCTCAGCATGCTTTGCACTCCCCTGACCCTGACATCCTTTCTGTGTCGAGCTGCCCAGCTCTTTATCGaactgaagaggaggaggaagccatTTACTTCTCTGCTGATAAACAATG GGAAGTACAGGAAGCAGGTTCAGAATGTGACTCCTTAAATTCATCCGTTGGAAGGAAGCAGTCTCCTCCATCTAGTCTTGAGATGTACCAGACGCTTTCTCCTCAGAAAGTATCCCGGGAAGAACTCTCACTGGAGGAATCATCTACAGGAGACTCCTCTTCTCTAACTGCAGATATATCTAGGGGTTCTCCTGACTGCGTAGGCATGGCAGAAACTAAGAGCATGATTTTTAGTCCTGCAAGCAAAGTTTATAATGGAATCCTGGAGAAGTCCTGCAGCATGAACCAGCTTTCAAGTGGGATCCCAGTCGTAAAGCCTCGGCACACCTCGTGTTCTTCAGCCAGTAGTGACAGTAAACCCAGCCACGAAGCTTCTTCTGTCCCTAGGATAAGTAGCATCCCGCAGGACCTGTACCAAAATGGTGAAAAAACCAAAAAgccatcaaaaataaaaagcctcttTAAGAAGAAGTGTAAGTGA
- the STIM2 gene encoding stromal interaction molecule 2 isoform X3 — translation MHWIWRENPFEKCNTSQVDLLCYKCERGLEKDPCSSLSPPCFTEEDRFSLEALRMIHKQMDDDKDGGIEVDESDEFLREDMQYKDASNKHSHLHREDKHITIEDLWRRWKTSEVHNWTQEDTLQWLSEFVELPQYEKNFRDSNVNGTTLPRIAVNEHAFMISHLKIIDRSHRQKLQLKALDVVLFGPLTRPPHNWMKDFVLTVSIVIGFGGCWFAYTQNRTSKEHITKMMKDLESLQTAEQSLLDLQERLEKAQEENRNVAVEKQNLERKMMDEINDAKREAHRLRELREGAECELSRLKYAEEELVQVRMALKKAEKEFELRSNWSVPEALQKWLQLTHEVEVQYYNIKRQHAEMQLAIAKDEAEKIKKKRSTVFGTLHVAHSSSLDEVDHKILEAKKALSELTTCLRERLYRWQQIEKICGFQIAHNSGLPSLTSSLYSDHSWVVMPRVSIPPYPIAGGVDDLDEDTPPIVSQFHEKNDKCTRGRTEAKWLVSLMRLQAKGSMQTGSIVKPPSTLARSSSLCRSRRNVVPSSPQSQHALHSPDPDILSVSSCPALYRTEEEEEAIYFSADKQWEVQEAGSECDSLNSSVGRKQSPPSSLEMYQTLSPQKVSREELSLEESSTGDSSSLTADISRGSPDCVGMAETKSMIFSPASKVYNGILEKSCSMNQLSSGIPVVKPRHTSCSSASSDSKPSHEASSVPRISSIPQDLYQNGEKTKKPSKIKSLFKKKCK, via the exons ATCCCTGCAGTTCTCTCAGCCCACCGTGCTTTACTGAGGAGGACCGATTTAGCCTAGAAGCTCTCCGCATGATACATAAGCAAATGGATGACGACAAAGATGGTGGTATTGAAGTAGATGAAAGCGATGAG ttttTAAGGGAAGATATGCAGTATAAGGATGCCTCTAATAAACATAGCCACCTACACAGAGAAGACAAGCATATTACCATTGAGGACCTATGGAGACGCTGGAAAACATCTGAag tTCATAACTGGACCCAAGAGGACACCCTTCAGTGGCTGTCAGAATTTGTTGAACTGCCCCAATACGAAAAGAATTTTAGAGACAGCAATGTCAATGGAACAACACTTCCCAG GATAGCAGTAAATGAACATGCTTTCATGATCTCTCACCTCAAAATAATTGACCGGAGTCATAGACAGAAACTTCAGCTTAAAGCCTTGgatgttgttttatttggaCCTCTCACAC GTCCCCCTCACAACTGGATGAAAGATTTTGTATTAACAGTTTCTATAGTTATTGGTTTTGGAGGCTGCTGGTTTGCATATACCCAGAACAGAACCTCCAAAGAACACATCACAAAAATGATGAAGGACTTGGAAAGTCTCcaaacagcagaacaaagtCTTCTTGACTTGCAGGAAAG GCTTGAGAAGGCACAGGAGGAGAATAGAAATGTAgctgtggaaaagcaaaatctggAGCGCAAAATGATGGATGAGATCAATGATGCAAAACGAGAAGCTCATCGCCTAAGGGAGTTGAGGGAGGGAGCTGAATGTGAGCTCAGCAGACTCAAATATGCAGAGGAAGAGCTAGTACAG GTTCGCATGGCTCTAAAAAAGGCTGAGAAGGAATTTGAGCTGAGGAGTAACTGGTCTGTTCCTGAAGCTTTACAGAAGTGGCTTCAGTTAACCCATGAAGTTGAAGTACAATATTACAATATCAAAAGACAGCACGCAGAAATGCAATTAGCAATCGCCAAAGACGAG gcagaaaagataaaaaagaagagaagcactGTATTTGGAACATTACATGTTGCACACAGCTCCTCACTGGATGAAGTGGACCATAAAATCCTTGAAGCAAA GAAGGCGCTCTCTGAGTTGACAACCTGTTTACGAGAGCGTCTTTATCGATGGCAACAGATTGAGAAGATTTGTGGTTTTCAAATTGCACACAACTCTGGGCTACCGAGCTTGACCTCCTCTCTGTACTCTGATCACAGCTGGGTAGTTATGCCTCGAGTTTCCATTCCCCCTTATCCAATTGCAGGGGGAGTTGATGACTTAGATGAAGATACTCCTCCAATAGTTTCACAGTTTCATG agaaaaatgacaaatgcaCACGAGGAAGGACAGAAGCAAAATGGCTTGTCTCACTCATGAGGCTTCAGGCAAAAGGCAGTATGCAGACAG gGTCCATTGTAAAACCTCCCAGCACACTGGCAAGAAGCAGTAGCTTGTGTCGATCAAGACGCAATGTTGTGCCATCATCTCCACAGTCTCAGCATGCTTTGCACTCCCCTGACCCTGACATCCTTTCTGTGTCGAGCTGCCCAGCTCTTTATCGaactgaagaggaggaggaagccatTTACTTCTCTGCTGATAAACAATG GGAAGTACAGGAAGCAGGTTCAGAATGTGACTCCTTAAATTCATCCGTTGGAAGGAAGCAGTCTCCTCCATCTAGTCTTGAGATGTACCAGACGCTTTCTCCTCAGAAAGTATCCCGGGAAGAACTCTCACTGGAGGAATCATCTACAGGAGACTCCTCTTCTCTAACTGCAGATATATCTAGGGGTTCTCCTGACTGCGTAGGCATGGCAGAAACTAAGAGCATGATTTTTAGTCCTGCAAGCAAAGTTTATAATGGAATCCTGGAGAAGTCCTGCAGCATGAACCAGCTTTCAAGTGGGATCCCAGTCGTAAAGCCTCGGCACACCTCGTGTTCTTCAGCCAGTAGTGACAGTAAACCCAGCCACGAAGCTTCTTCTGTCCCTAGGATAAGTAGCATCCCGCAGGACCTGTACCAAAATGGTGAAAAAACCAAAAAgccatcaaaaataaaaagcctcttTAAGAAGAAGTGTAAGTGA